A window from Gossypium raimondii isolate GPD5lz chromosome 7, ASM2569854v1, whole genome shotgun sequence encodes these proteins:
- the LOC105763799 gene encoding uncharacterized protein LOC105763799, with amino-acid sequence MELSFGEFDLKLGMDWLVKHQVNLDCATKYVVLKTVEGDEVVLIRERRDYLSNVISALRAEKLVHKGCEAYVAYSNGVDSEAPSVKDIRTVKDFLDVFPNELPGLPPNREVEFGIELLPGTAPVSIAPYRMAPKELVELKAQIQKLLDRGFICPRIRVDPRKIEDVLDLKPPKTVSEIRSFLGLAGYYRHFVVGFSLIAAPLTKLLRKGRHYLYGKKCIIYTDQKSLKYLFTQKELNLRHRRWIELLKDYECTIEYYPGKANVVTDALSRRAMTNLRAMFARLNLFDDGSLLAELQVKPTWWKIVTMDFVCGLPLTPTKKDSVWVIMDRLTKSAHFIPVRTNYSLQKLAKLYVSEIVRLHGVPVSIIPDRDHRFTSWF; translated from the exons ATGGAACTTTCTTTTGGAGAATTCGACTTAAAACTGGGCATGGACTGGTTGGTTAAGCATCAGGTGAATTTGGACTGTGCTACTAAATATGTGGTATTGAAAACTGTGGAGGGGGATGAGGTGGTACTAATAAGGGAGCGTCGGGATTATCTGTCAAATGTGATTTCTGCTCTGAGGGCCGAGAAGTTGGTTCATAAGGGTTGTGAGGCATATGTAGCCTACAGCAATGGTGTCGATTCTGAGGCTCCGTCTGTTAAAGATATCAGAACAGTCAAGGATTTTCTGGATGTTTTCCCCAATGAACTACCTGGACTACCTCCAAACCGTGAAGTTGAATTTGGGATTGAGCTCCTACCGGGTACAGCTCCGGTGTCCATCGCTCCCTATagaatggcaccgaaggagctagtagagcttaaggctcagattCAAAAGCTActggatcgtgggttcatctgCCCTA GGATTAGAGTTGATCCTCGAAAAATTGAAGATGTTCTAGATTTGAAGCCACCTAAGACAGTATCTGAGATTCGAAGTTTTCTGGGTCTGGCAGGGTATTATAGACATTTTGTTGTGGGGTTTTCGTTGATTGCTGCACCTCTGACTAAACTTTTGCGTAAAGGG aggcattacttgtatggtaagaagtgtatcatttacactgaTCAAAAGAGCCTTAAGTACCTCTTCACTCAGAAGGAGCTGAATCTTAGGCATCGTAGATGGATTGAGCTACTTAAGGACTATGAGTGTACTATTGAATATTAccctggtaaggctaatgtggtaaCTGACGCTCTGAGCCGTAGAGCTATGACTAACCTGAGAGCAATGTTTGCTCGCctcaatttatttgatgatggtagtttgTTGGCTGAACTTCAAGTTAAACCGACGTGG TGGAAGATAGTGACTATGGACTTCGTTTGTGGGTTACCCCTtacacctactaagaaggattctgtatgGGTTATcatggatcgattgaccaagtccgcCCACTTCATACCGGTTCGTACTAACTACTCTCTGCAGAAGCTGGCTAAACTGTATGTgtctgagatagtgagactgcatggggtaccggTTTCCATAATACCAGATAGAGATCATCGCTTCACGTCTTGGTTCTAG